In Bremerella cremea, a genomic segment contains:
- a CDS encoding HD-GYP domain-containing protein gives MSTVAENASLRRNYLPVPLLTLCLTGTLPVDIYLGQEKNSAPVLFRRKHIDIAGSELATLRESGIETVYVSLDQADDYQQHLQSNVSSIISNADLPLAYRLQFLSDTGRSMLRESFRADQVDGMIQQIGELSSFISSLMSKNEVVVSELFEVLRHDYQTYTHVYNVATYSLLLAKGLGVTDEKELQSISMGGLLHDLGKLRIPLHILNKKERLTDIEWSIIQRHPTDGFIELAVREDISEAQLMMVYQHHEKLDGSGYPVGIGANEIHFYAKVCAVADVFEALTGNRPYRNPVTKAEALETLEGLAPHKLDQEMVQCWIALTNR, from the coding sequence ATGTCGACCGTAGCCGAAAACGCGTCTTTAAGGCGAAATTATTTGCCCGTGCCGCTGCTTACCCTTTGTCTGACGGGAACATTGCCGGTTGATATCTACTTGGGGCAAGAGAAGAATTCTGCCCCGGTCCTATTTCGTCGTAAACACATTGATATCGCGGGGAGCGAACTGGCCACTTTGCGGGAAAGTGGTATTGAAACCGTTTATGTTTCGCTTGATCAAGCCGACGACTATCAGCAACACCTGCAAAGCAATGTCTCCAGCATTATCTCCAATGCGGACCTGCCACTAGCGTATCGCTTGCAATTCTTAAGCGACACGGGACGCAGCATGTTGCGTGAGTCCTTTCGAGCCGACCAAGTTGACGGCATGATCCAACAAATCGGCGAGCTGAGTAGTTTTATAAGCTCGCTCATGTCAAAGAATGAGGTGGTCGTGTCAGAGTTGTTCGAAGTTTTACGTCACGACTATCAAACTTATACACACGTCTACAATGTGGCCACCTATTCGTTGTTGTTAGCGAAAGGGCTGGGGGTCACCGATGAAAAGGAACTGCAAAGTATCTCGATGGGGGGCTTACTTCATGATCTCGGTAAGCTGCGAATTCCGCTCCATATTTTGAACAAAAAGGAACGGCTTACGGACATCGAGTGGTCTATCATCCAGCGGCACCCAACCGATGGATTTATTGAATTGGCCGTCCGAGAAGATATCTCCGAAGCGCAGTTGATGATGGTTTATCAACATCACGAGAAGTTGGACGGTTCAGGCTACCCGGTTGGCATCGGAGCGAACGAAATTCACTTTTATGCCAAGGTGTGCGCGGTGGCTGATGTGTTTGAAGCCCTCACTGGTAACCGTCCCTATCGAAACCCAGTCACCAAAGCGGAAGCATTGGAAACTCTGGAGGGACTTGCTCCGCACAAACTCGACCAGGAAATGGTTCAATGCTGGATAGCACTCACGAATCGGTAG
- a CDS encoding family 43 glycosylhydrolase, with protein sequence MRLRFLLASSLVPSWVTVVLWLLVCLCLATAANAEEHETTFVNPVYAAQDPYLMVGPDGAYYQAASLKSDRAIAVYRSESLTDRGIHRVVFTAPDKGPYRDQLWAPEIHYLDGKWWIYTCADDGDNANHRVIVLEAETDDPLGSYKIAAELKTPAWAIDATVSKFPNGKRYCVWSGWPEGTRPDSTQHLFISEMESPTKLTGPIVDISSKMYPWETVGRPDGLNEGAQLIHRNGKTILLYAASGSWTPDYCFGLMTLEGENPLDASAWVKQATPWFSRSKDVYGPGHGCLISSPDGSEDWLVFHSSIDPQGSWNRCINLKKVEWNDDGMPVAGQPTSWGVPVPVPAGEPALKPGPNLSEAFDTLDRWELLHFYNGQTLKLADKQLRINASADRRFGDKVLLRGFEYRNLDVHTRVRFDSEEGTAGIVFRVANAGIGRDNFQGYAAQITSSGQLVLAKCDGQKMSVLASTQVPFAPQRWYDLRVVAEGETLKVYLDGAESPQLTANDASYGSGQVGLRALEGKVTFAHFSIEH encoded by the coding sequence ATGCGTTTGCGATTTTTGCTTGCCAGTTCCCTCGTTCCCTCTTGGGTTACGGTCGTGCTTTGGTTGTTGGTTTGTCTCTGTCTTGCCACCGCAGCCAATGCAGAAGAACACGAAACAACCTTTGTAAATCCGGTTTATGCCGCCCAAGATCCTTACCTGATGGTTGGGCCCGACGGCGCGTATTATCAGGCTGCCAGCTTGAAGTCGGACCGAGCGATTGCGGTTTACCGCAGTGAAAGTTTAACCGACCGAGGCATTCATCGCGTGGTGTTCACAGCCCCCGATAAAGGTCCGTATCGCGATCAGCTTTGGGCACCAGAAATTCATTACCTGGATGGCAAGTGGTGGATTTACACGTGTGCCGACGACGGCGACAACGCGAACCATCGCGTGATCGTGTTGGAAGCGGAAACGGATGATCCCCTCGGCAGCTATAAGATCGCGGCGGAACTGAAAACGCCAGCTTGGGCAATCGACGCGACGGTCTCGAAGTTTCCGAATGGCAAACGATACTGCGTTTGGTCAGGCTGGCCCGAAGGGACTCGGCCTGATTCGACGCAGCACTTGTTTATCTCGGAGATGGAATCTCCCACCAAGCTAACTGGGCCAATCGTCGATATTTCTTCGAAGATGTATCCCTGGGAAACGGTGGGGCGTCCTGACGGGCTGAACGAAGGTGCCCAGTTGATTCATCGCAATGGGAAAACGATCCTTCTTTATGCGGCCAGTGGCTCGTGGACGCCTGACTATTGCTTTGGCTTGATGACGCTGGAAGGTGAGAACCCGCTCGATGCTTCGGCTTGGGTCAAGCAAGCGACACCTTGGTTTTCCAGATCCAAAGACGTTTACGGCCCGGGACATGGCTGCCTGATCTCGTCACCTGATGGTAGCGAGGACTGGCTCGTGTTTCACAGTTCGATCGATCCGCAAGGCTCGTGGAATCGTTGCATCAATTTGAAAAAGGTTGAATGGAACGACGACGGAATGCCCGTCGCTGGTCAGCCGACTTCATGGGGAGTGCCGGTGCCGGTTCCTGCTGGAGAGCCCGCTTTAAAACCAGGGCCCAACTTATCCGAGGCATTCGATACTTTAGACCGCTGGGAACTGCTTCATTTTTACAATGGGCAAACGCTGAAGCTGGCAGATAAGCAACTACGCATCAATGCGAGTGCTGATCGCCGTTTTGGCGACAAGGTGCTGCTACGTGGGTTTGAGTATCGCAATCTCGACGTTCACACGCGGGTTCGTTTCGATTCTGAAGAAGGAACAGCCGGGATTGTGTTTCGTGTCGCCAACGCCGGCATTGGACGCGACAATTTCCAAGGTTACGCTGCCCAAATCACTTCGTCAGGCCAGTTGGTTCTGGCGAAATGTGACGGTCAAAAGATGTCGGTCCTGGCGAGCACCCAAGTCCCTTTCGCCCCACAACGTTGGTACGATTTGCGTGTTGTCGCCGAAGGGGAAACGCTGAAGGTTTATCTGGATGGGGCAGAATCACCGCAACTAACCGCGAACGATGCCTCCTACGGCAGCGGCCAAGTTGGCTTACGAGCCCTCGAGGGGAAAGTTACGTTCGCTCACTTCTCGATCGAACACTAA
- the amt gene encoding ammonium transporter encodes MEITANTINNAWLVGCAALVLLMQAGFCCLEAGLARSKNSSNVAAKNIADFGISGLIFWLFGFSVIFGTTHYGIFGFDRLLVGDDLDSEYSLAFFLFELTFCGTATTIIGGAVSERMRFTGYLLVAAITSALFYPLYAHWVWGDGGWLAELGFVDFAGSSVVHGVGAWIGLACCLLIGPRQNRFCQEKPIAYNSHNLSIASIGVFFLAMGWIGFNGGGTLRLDERLPHIVTATTLAGIAGITTAILYTRMVRRKKELETLFNGFIAGLVAITACCDVVALWAAVVIGAVACGCSIVGVKLLEIWEIDDPVTVVPVHGLAGVWGTLCVALFGDLALLDTGLSRWEQFAAQLLGTVVCFGWAFVGGYVILWCINRFYRFRVDAYTETIGLNVAEHGDPSELYELLQVMERHFETDDFVVEFDLPSDSDVGQIAKAYNKLVASLNGKQRQLDSAISELYQTKLDVEESKRQFDSLKHALDQHTLYSITDRFGKIIEVNEGFCRISGYTAEELLGRDHRILNSGYHPKSFWVNMWRTISRGETWRDEVCNRAKDGSLYWVDSTNVPFFDAEGNVEKFFSLRFDITSRKQAEQASEEASNEMQMLLDGATHVGVIASDCEGVITTFNAGAERMLGYSAEEIIGKQTPIIFHDQTEVEQRRQELCEQYGRPISDFEVFVINAKIKGCDDHEWTYVRKDGSTLIVRLVITAQRNQEGEIVGYLEVAQNITERKIVEQDNLQLTERLNLALRASDTGLWDWELQTGNIVLNDVWYTMLGYQPGELPMALETWLGLCHPDDIAVSREILQRHFRREINVYCCEVRARRKDGSWHWIRDIGEVVAWDETGKPQRMVGVHIDVQELHEAVESANAANAAKSEFLANMSHEIRTPMTAILGYSELLLGELGSHKLSNEQHNALETIHRNGEHLLAIVNDILDMSKIDAGKMNIEIMPTKPLSIVEEVVSLMNVRAVGKGIALRVRFESEFPETIQTDPIRLRQILLNLVGNAIKFTEIGEVKISLSLDADQQLMKFTVTDSGIGMSETQLQRITNFEAFSQADSSTTREFGGTGLGLRISNCLAQMLGGEIHISSEKGLGSTFTVTVSTGDISSAEMLTQKSLLNRPFISNSSDQSNIPKKLAETPQDNLKGVRILLAEDGIDNQRLISFVLRKVGAEVTVVENGKLAYDEVMRAEREKTSYDVLLTDMQMPVLDGYSTVRKLRSEGYQGKVVALTAHAMASDRDKCLQAGCDGFATKPIDRVELIRAILDILDRESTDGESDSLAHSGNNY; translated from the coding sequence GTGGAGATTACAGCCAATACGATCAACAATGCGTGGCTTGTCGGATGCGCTGCGCTAGTTTTATTGATGCAGGCAGGTTTCTGCTGCCTAGAGGCTGGACTAGCGCGCTCGAAGAACAGTTCTAATGTGGCCGCGAAGAACATCGCCGACTTTGGAATCTCGGGGCTGATCTTCTGGTTGTTCGGTTTCAGCGTGATCTTTGGGACGACGCACTACGGGATTTTTGGTTTCGATCGACTGCTGGTGGGGGACGATCTGGATAGCGAATACTCGCTGGCCTTTTTTCTTTTCGAGCTCACTTTCTGTGGTACCGCGACCACAATCATTGGCGGTGCGGTCTCCGAGAGAATGCGTTTTACCGGCTATCTGCTTGTCGCCGCGATTACTTCCGCTTTGTTTTATCCTTTGTATGCGCATTGGGTGTGGGGAGACGGCGGTTGGCTGGCCGAGTTAGGCTTTGTCGATTTCGCCGGATCGAGTGTCGTGCATGGAGTAGGTGCCTGGATTGGGCTGGCATGCTGTCTCTTGATCGGACCTCGGCAGAATCGGTTTTGCCAAGAGAAGCCGATTGCCTACAACAGTCATAATCTTTCGATCGCGTCGATCGGTGTCTTTTTTTTAGCAATGGGCTGGATTGGCTTCAATGGAGGAGGCACGTTGCGGCTGGACGAACGCTTGCCGCATATCGTGACGGCCACCACCTTGGCCGGTATCGCTGGGATAACGACCGCGATTCTCTACACAAGAATGGTCCGTCGTAAGAAGGAATTGGAGACGCTTTTTAATGGCTTCATCGCAGGACTTGTCGCGATTACGGCTTGTTGCGATGTGGTGGCGTTGTGGGCGGCAGTCGTTATCGGAGCTGTCGCGTGCGGTTGTTCGATTGTGGGGGTGAAGCTTCTAGAAATCTGGGAAATTGACGACCCGGTGACGGTTGTGCCCGTGCATGGGTTAGCTGGCGTTTGGGGAACGCTGTGCGTCGCGCTGTTCGGCGACTTGGCGCTGCTCGATACCGGCTTGAGTCGCTGGGAACAATTCGCCGCCCAACTGTTAGGCACGGTGGTTTGTTTTGGTTGGGCGTTTGTCGGTGGATACGTCATTCTGTGGTGTATTAACCGATTTTATCGTTTCCGGGTTGACGCTTACACCGAAACGATTGGTTTGAACGTCGCTGAGCATGGCGATCCTTCCGAGCTTTATGAACTGCTGCAAGTGATGGAGCGGCATTTCGAGACAGACGATTTTGTAGTGGAATTCGATCTTCCCTCGGATAGCGATGTTGGGCAAATTGCCAAGGCTTATAACAAGTTGGTTGCCTCGCTCAATGGTAAGCAGCGACAATTAGACTCGGCGATCAGCGAACTCTACCAAACGAAACTCGACGTTGAAGAGTCGAAGCGCCAATTTGATTCGCTGAAGCACGCGTTAGATCAACATACGCTGTACTCGATTACAGATCGATTCGGAAAAATTATCGAAGTCAACGAAGGCTTCTGCCGCATCTCTGGTTACACCGCAGAAGAATTGCTAGGCAGGGACCACCGGATATTGAATTCCGGATATCACCCAAAGTCGTTTTGGGTGAACATGTGGCGAACGATCAGCCGTGGTGAAACGTGGCGTGACGAGGTTTGCAATCGCGCTAAGGATGGTTCGTTGTACTGGGTCGATTCGACAAACGTCCCCTTTTTCGACGCCGAAGGTAATGTCGAAAAGTTCTTTTCACTCCGCTTCGATATTACAAGTCGCAAGCAAGCGGAGCAAGCTTCGGAAGAGGCTAGCAATGAAATGCAAATGCTGTTGGATGGCGCAACGCATGTGGGCGTGATTGCCTCGGACTGTGAAGGAGTGATCACGACGTTCAATGCCGGCGCAGAGAGGATGCTGGGGTACTCTGCAGAAGAGATCATCGGAAAGCAAACGCCCATCATCTTTCATGATCAAACGGAAGTTGAACAACGCCGCCAAGAGCTATGCGAACAATACGGCAGGCCAATTAGCGATTTTGAAGTGTTTGTTATCAATGCCAAAATAAAAGGATGTGACGATCACGAATGGACGTATGTCCGTAAAGATGGCTCCACGTTAATCGTACGGCTTGTTATTACTGCTCAACGAAACCAAGAGGGGGAAATCGTTGGCTACTTGGAAGTGGCCCAGAACATCACCGAACGGAAGATCGTCGAGCAGGATAATTTGCAGTTAACAGAACGATTGAACCTAGCCTTGCGAGCTTCGGACACGGGACTTTGGGACTGGGAACTTCAAACAGGCAACATCGTTCTCAATGATGTTTGGTATACCATGCTCGGCTATCAGCCTGGCGAGTTGCCCATGGCTTTGGAAACGTGGCTTGGTTTATGCCATCCCGATGACATCGCCGTTTCGCGCGAGATACTGCAGCGACATTTCCGCAGAGAGATAAACGTCTATTGCTGTGAGGTTCGCGCACGACGCAAAGATGGTTCCTGGCATTGGATTCGTGATATTGGCGAAGTTGTCGCGTGGGATGAAACGGGCAAACCCCAACGGATGGTCGGTGTTCATATTGATGTGCAGGAATTGCACGAGGCAGTTGAAAGTGCCAATGCCGCCAATGCCGCCAAAAGCGAGTTTCTGGCGAATATGTCACACGAGATTCGCACGCCGATGACGGCCATTCTTGGTTACTCGGAACTGTTGCTAGGTGAACTCGGATCGCACAAACTATCCAATGAACAACACAACGCGCTGGAAACAATTCATCGAAATGGCGAGCATTTGTTAGCGATCGTGAACGACATCTTAGATATGTCGAAGATTGACGCCGGCAAGATGAATATCGAGATCATGCCAACCAAGCCGCTGAGCATTGTGGAAGAGGTGGTCTCGCTGATGAATGTTCGGGCGGTAGGAAAAGGGATCGCGTTGCGGGTACGCTTCGAGTCCGAATTTCCCGAGACCATTCAAACCGACCCTATTCGCTTAAGACAGATTCTGTTGAACCTGGTGGGCAATGCGATCAAGTTTACGGAAATCGGCGAAGTGAAGATTAGCCTTTCGCTGGACGCCGATCAGCAGTTGATGAAGTTTACGGTTACCGATTCCGGAATCGGGATGTCCGAGACTCAGTTGCAGCGGATAACCAATTTTGAAGCCTTCAGCCAAGCCGATTCGTCAACCACGCGTGAGTTCGGCGGAACGGGATTGGGGCTGCGGATTTCCAATTGTCTAGCACAGATGCTGGGGGGTGAGATTCATATCAGTTCCGAGAAGGGACTTGGCAGCACCTTTACCGTTACCGTTTCGACCGGGGATATTTCGTCGGCAGAGATGCTGACCCAGAAATCACTTTTGAATCGACCCTTTATTTCAAATTCAAGCGATCAATCAAACATCCCTAAGAAATTGGCGGAAACTCCTCAGGACAATCTCAAAGGGGTTCGGATTTTGTTAGCCGAAGATGGCATCGATAATCAACGCCTCATTTCTTTCGTCCTGCGAAAAGTAGGAGCTGAGGTTACCGTCGTCGAGAATGGAAAATTGGCCTACGACGAAGTGATGCGAGCCGAGCGCGAGAAGACGTCCTACGATGTGCTTCTTACCGACATGCAAATGCCAGTCCTCGATGGCTATTCAACCGTGAGAAAGTTGCGTTCCGAGGGGTATCAAGGCAAAGTGGTCGCACTGACGGCACACGCCATGGCCAGTGATCGAGATAAATGCTTGCAAGCGGGTTGCGATGGATTTGCCACCAAACCGATTGATCGAGTCGAACTAATTCGTGCGATTCTCGATATTCTTGACCGTGAATCCACCGATGGCGAAAGTGATTCGTTGGCACACAGCGGGAACAACTATTGA
- a CDS encoding flavodoxin family protein: MAKILVLYHSNSGNTQRMAQLVAEGAGLVAGSEVRLRDISEADHTDLAWCDGIAVGSPTNYGSVSWQMKKWWDEQPIENWGQRDGKIGCVFSSAGAWGGGQEWTCLALLSILMNYGFLVFGLTDYTGIKFSAHYGAIVAGAPREEKEQQACRRLGQRLAEWATTMIDGKAESHPLKQSYDRFGDLGK, from the coding sequence ATGGCGAAGATTCTGGTGCTCTACCATTCCAACAGCGGCAACACGCAGCGAATGGCCCAGTTGGTGGCCGAAGGGGCTGGCTTGGTTGCGGGAAGCGAAGTTCGCCTGCGTGATATTTCCGAGGCCGATCACACCGACCTTGCGTGGTGCGACGGAATTGCTGTCGGCTCGCCCACCAACTACGGCAGTGTCAGTTGGCAGATGAAGAAGTGGTGGGACGAGCAGCCGATTGAAAATTGGGGTCAGCGAGACGGCAAGATTGGCTGTGTCTTCAGTTCTGCTGGGGCTTGGGGAGGAGGCCAGGAATGGACTTGCCTGGCGCTGCTTTCCATTTTGATGAACTACGGTTTTCTCGTCTTCGGGCTAACCGATTACACCGGCATCAAATTCTCGGCCCATTATGGCGCGATCGTGGCTGGTGCGCCGCGAGAAGAAAAAGAACAACAAGCGTGCCGTCGACTAGGCCAGCGTTTGGCAGAGTGGGCAACGACCATGATCGATGGCAAAGCGGAATCGCACCCACTCAAACAATCGTACGACCGGTTTGGCGACTTGGGAAAATAG
- a CDS encoding alpha/beta hydrolase, with protein MKLMPHCLLVPFLLLGTVVLPVSAQDGERPNRRGGFGGPIVLAEDDVAFYQAPPQGFKTEREDIPHGKLEMVEYESKTVGTKRKMQVYTPPGYSADKKYPVLYLLHGIGGDETEWQRFANVNVMLDNLIADRKAVPMIVVMPNGRAQKNDRAEGNVFASAPSFATFEKDLLDDVIPAIDAKYSVEADAEHRALAGLSMGGGQTLNFGLTHLDTFAWIGAFSSAPNTKPAKELVSDVDALKKHAKLIVLTCGNKDGLINISQRMHKFLQENEVEHVWHVDEHAHDPQHWSNSLYWFAQNIFQDQPAAQDAAAKN; from the coding sequence ATGAAATTGATGCCCCACTGCTTGCTGGTCCCTTTTCTTCTGCTAGGAACCGTTGTGTTACCAGTTTCGGCTCAGGACGGAGAACGTCCTAATCGTCGCGGTGGTTTTGGTGGTCCCATTGTGCTGGCCGAGGATGACGTCGCGTTCTACCAAGCACCTCCTCAGGGCTTTAAGACCGAGCGCGAGGACATTCCGCATGGCAAGCTAGAAATGGTTGAGTACGAATCGAAAACGGTTGGTACCAAGCGGAAGATGCAAGTTTACACGCCGCCTGGTTATTCGGCGGATAAGAAATACCCCGTCCTCTATCTGTTGCATGGCATTGGCGGGGACGAGACCGAATGGCAACGTTTTGCCAATGTCAACGTGATGCTCGATAACCTGATCGCCGACAGGAAAGCGGTCCCCATGATTGTGGTGATGCCCAACGGCAGGGCTCAAAAGAATGATCGGGCAGAAGGGAACGTGTTTGCCAGTGCTCCGTCATTCGCGACGTTCGAGAAGGACTTGTTGGACGATGTCATTCCAGCGATCGACGCGAAGTACTCGGTAGAAGCCGATGCCGAGCACCGCGCACTGGCGGGACTTTCGATGGGCGGGGGACAAACGCTGAACTTTGGGCTGACGCACTTAGATACGTTTGCTTGGATCGGGGCGTTCTCTTCGGCACCGAATACGAAACCAGCCAAAGAATTGGTTTCTGATGTCGACGCGCTCAAGAAGCATGCCAAGTTGATTGTGCTGACTTGTGGCAATAAGGATGGCCTGATCAACATCTCGCAGCGGATGCACAAGTTCCTGCAAGAGAACGAAGTCGAGCATGTGTGGCATGTCGATGAACACGCACACGATCCGCAGCACTGGAGCAACAGTCTGTATTGGTTTGCTCAGAATATCTTTCAAGACCAGCCAGCGGCTCAGGATGCTGCCGCGAAGAACTAA
- a CDS encoding glycerophosphodiester phosphodiesterase, translating into MSQLASEITRNLWNCGRTLVATDLLYKLLTFILLTPLLSSLFRLLLAAFGDDVLSDVDIVIFLLGPAGWFCSLVVGTLWLGIVIVAQASLLGVLASHEAGAKLTPIGALQFAAKNGVAVLRLTLRLIVVVVLAIVPFLLVAGAVYWALLTEYDINYYLKENPPVFRVSLGIGAVLAIGLGALMLWLVASYLLAIPLVLFEGVAPGEALRQSRLRVRGHRFPLITMLFLWGIAMLTVSTIASSLLGWLWHHLVPDSTSSLQWLVASIGVGLVCLSLVNLTINLLGTTTFASMLFACYRNLGAGKEVDLSQHFALSNAEDDVFQITRFRLACAGIVGVLLAILIGLASMDSVQMEDNVQIMAHRGASSTAPENTLASIHHAIEAGANWIEIDVQETADGEVVVFHDSDFMRQAHNRLKLWNARHEDLQKIDIGSWFAPEFSAERVPTLAEVLATCKGKIKVNIELKYYGHDQQLEQRVADIVDQQGMASQIMIMSLKRKAVAKMKALRPNWKVGLLLSVATGNLKKLDADFLAINARFATPMFIQNAHDNHKDIYVWTVNDATTMSTMISRGVDGILTDKPALARSVLRQRNEMSTPERLLLEFSTLLGIPPNIAPQ; encoded by the coding sequence ATGAGCCAATTAGCCTCGGAAATCACGCGCAATCTTTGGAACTGTGGGAGAACGCTGGTTGCCACCGACTTGCTTTACAAGTTGTTGACGTTCATCTTGTTGACCCCCTTGCTGAGCAGTTTGTTCCGTTTGTTGCTCGCAGCTTTTGGCGACGATGTTCTTTCCGATGTCGATATTGTGATCTTCCTGCTAGGGCCAGCGGGTTGGTTCTGCTCGCTGGTTGTCGGAACGCTCTGGCTGGGGATTGTGATTGTCGCCCAAGCTTCCTTGCTCGGCGTGCTTGCCTCGCACGAAGCCGGCGCCAAGTTGACACCGATCGGAGCGTTACAATTCGCTGCCAAGAACGGCGTTGCCGTGCTGCGGCTGACGTTGCGGCTAATCGTGGTCGTTGTCTTGGCAATCGTTCCGTTCCTACTGGTCGCCGGGGCTGTCTATTGGGCCCTTTTGACCGAGTACGATATCAACTACTACTTGAAAGAGAATCCTCCTGTTTTTCGTGTTTCGCTGGGCATTGGCGCGGTGCTGGCTATCGGCTTGGGAGCGCTGATGCTGTGGTTGGTCGCCAGCTATCTTTTAGCCATTCCGTTGGTTCTCTTCGAAGGTGTCGCCCCGGGAGAAGCCCTCCGACAAAGTCGCTTGCGGGTCCGCGGACACCGCTTCCCGCTGATTACGATGCTGTTTCTGTGGGGGATTGCCATGCTGACGGTGTCGACCATTGCCTCGTCTCTGCTTGGCTGGCTCTGGCATCACTTGGTGCCAGATTCGACTTCCTCGCTGCAGTGGCTGGTTGCTTCCATCGGGGTAGGGCTGGTTTGCCTTTCGCTGGTCAACTTGACGATCAACCTTTTGGGTACGACCACGTTCGCGAGTATGTTGTTCGCCTGTTATCGCAACCTCGGAGCCGGAAAGGAGGTCGACCTTTCGCAGCATTTTGCCCTTTCCAATGCCGAGGATGACGTATTCCAAATCACACGTTTCCGCCTGGCTTGTGCTGGCATTGTCGGTGTGTTGCTGGCCATTTTGATTGGTTTGGCGAGTATGGATAGTGTGCAGATGGAAGACAACGTCCAGATCATGGCCCACCGGGGTGCCTCGAGTACCGCCCCAGAGAACACGCTCGCTTCCATTCATCACGCCATTGAAGCAGGGGCCAATTGGATTGAAATTGACGTGCAAGAAACGGCCGACGGCGAAGTGGTCGTCTTTCACGATAGCGACTTCATGCGACAAGCACATAACCGGCTAAAACTGTGGAATGCTCGGCATGAAGATCTTCAGAAAATCGATATCGGAAGCTGGTTCGCCCCAGAGTTCAGTGCGGAACGTGTACCAACTTTGGCGGAAGTTCTAGCGACCTGCAAAGGGAAAATCAAAGTCAACATCGAACTGAAATACTACGGCCACGATCAGCAGCTAGAGCAGCGCGTGGCCGATATCGTTGACCAGCAAGGCATGGCCTCGCAGATCATGATTATGTCGCTTAAACGGAAAGCGGTCGCAAAGATGAAAGCGCTTCGCCCCAACTGGAAAGTCGGGCTGCTGCTGTCGGTGGCGACCGGGAATCTGAAAAAGCTCGACGCCGACTTTCTGGCCATCAATGCCCGCTTTGCGACGCCGATGTTCATTCAAAACGCCCACGATAACCACAAAGATATTTACGTTTGGACGGTCAACGACGCGACGACGATGTCGACCATGATTAGCCGTGGCGTCGATGGCATTCTGACCGATAAGCCCGCATTGGCACGTTCGGTGCTTCGCCAACGGAACGAAATGAGCACGCCAGAACGGTTGCTGCTGGAATTTTCCACCCTGCTAGGGATTCCTCCGAACATCGCCCCGCAATAG